From one Brevundimonas sp. PAMC22021 genomic stretch:
- a CDS encoding alkaline phosphatase, with the protein MSEALSRRRLLQGAAVAAGCALAPVSLDGLLSARAGVGDYPFTLGVASGDPLPDGFVIWSRLAPRPLQGDGGMPARPVQVRWIVAEDARLSRVVASGETFAQPTAGHSIHVEVEGLRPGREYWYRFTAGGEASPVGRACTTPPAGASVDRLRACFTSCQKYEAGFYAGYRHLAAENPDLILFLGDYIYEGDPGSRNAVRLHQNPEPTDIGGYRVRYATYKSDPLLQAAHAVAPWLVLWDDHEVVNDYGGDRDGDVDPALFLRRRAAAYQAYFEHMPLRRTALPVGPSMLLHRAVDWGALAQFQLIDDRQHRDAAPCAQPGQSGKLIADCDARRDPARSILGERQEAWLMDTLDRTPARWNLLTQQTLFGPLELRDPANLSEVRFSNDGWDGYPATRERIIARWIDAGTQNPLVLGGDIHAFASGSVRRNGDGPVVASEFVGGSMTSLGMDAALARRVQALNPRLEVYETGRRGYGRLDLTPGRAEIAFRALDDARDAESGLSTLNAFVIENGRPGAVAA; encoded by the coding sequence GTGTCGGAAGCCCTCTCCCGTCGCCGCCTGCTTCAGGGCGCCGCCGTCGCCGCCGGCTGTGCGCTTGCCCCCGTGTCGCTGGACGGGCTGCTCAGCGCCCGCGCCGGCGTCGGCGACTATCCGTTTACGCTCGGCGTCGCCTCCGGCGATCCCTTGCCCGACGGGTTCGTGATCTGGAGCCGTCTCGCGCCTCGGCCCTTGCAAGGCGATGGCGGCATGCCGGCTCGACCGGTCCAGGTCCGCTGGATCGTGGCCGAGGACGCCCGACTGTCGCGGGTCGTCGCCTCGGGCGAGACCTTCGCCCAGCCGACGGCCGGGCACTCGATCCACGTCGAAGTCGAGGGACTGCGACCCGGCCGCGAGTACTGGTACCGCTTCACCGCGGGCGGCGAGGCCAGTCCGGTCGGACGCGCGTGTACGACGCCGCCGGCCGGCGCGTCCGTCGATCGGCTCCGGGCCTGCTTCACCTCGTGCCAGAAGTACGAGGCCGGCTTCTACGCCGGCTATCGCCACCTGGCGGCGGAGAACCCCGACCTGATCCTGTTCCTGGGCGACTACATCTACGAAGGCGACCCCGGCAGTCGCAACGCCGTGCGCCTGCACCAGAACCCGGAGCCGACCGACATCGGCGGTTATCGGGTACGCTACGCCACCTACAAGTCGGACCCGCTGCTGCAAGCCGCGCACGCCGTCGCACCCTGGCTGGTGCTGTGGGACGATCATGAGGTGGTCAACGACTATGGCGGCGATCGCGACGGCGACGTCGATCCCGCACTGTTTCTTCGCAGGCGCGCCGCCGCATACCAGGCCTACTTCGAACACATGCCGCTGCGCCGCACGGCCTTGCCGGTCGGCCCATCGATGTTGCTGCACCGCGCCGTCGACTGGGGCGCGCTGGCCCAGTTCCAGCTGATCGACGACCGCCAGCACCGCGACGCCGCGCCGTGCGCCCAGCCCGGTCAATCCGGCAAGCTGATCGCCGACTGCGACGCCCGGCGAGATCCTGCCCGCTCGATCCTGGGCGAACGTCAGGAGGCCTGGCTGATGGACACGCTTGACCGCACGCCCGCCCGCTGGAACCTGCTCACGCAGCAGACCCTGTTCGGCCCCTTGGAACTGCGCGATCCCGCAAATCTGAGCGAAGTGCGGTTCTCGAACGATGGGTGGGACGGCTATCCCGCCACGCGCGAACGGATCATCGCGCGCTGGATCGACGCCGGAACGCAAAACCCCCTGGTGCTGGGCGGCGACATTCACGCCTTCGCCTCAGGCTCGGTGCGCCGGAACGGCGACGGTCCGGTGGTGGCCAGCGAGTTCGTGGGGGGCTCGATGACGTCGCTCGGCATGGATGCGGCCCTTGCCCGGCGGGTGCAGGCCTTGAACCCACGCCTGGAGGTCTATGAGACAGGTCGGCGGGGCTACGGTCGCCTGGACTTGACGCCCGGCCGGGCCGAGATCGCCTTCCGCGCCCTGGACGATGCACGTGACGCCGAATCCGGATTGTCGACGCTGAACGCCTTTGTCATCGAGAACGGCCGCCCCGGCGCGGTCGCGGCCTGA